A portion of the Ricinus communis isolate WT05 ecotype wild-type chromosome 10, ASM1957865v1, whole genome shotgun sequence genome contains these proteins:
- the LOC8258686 gene encoding probable linoleate 9S-lipoxygenase 5, whose translation MSNNIIQVVTGENRSKKMKCEISDSKKIKGTVLLMKKKNLLGHSDPEAFVHDFIDELKGNKVVLRLISAERGDPEDGHRGKLGRDAYLEKWISTFGHHEASEIKFHITFDLEEEIGVPGAFSIRNNHHSEFYLKSVTLEDVPDHGCIHFVCNSWVYPANYYQKDRIFFSNKTYLPHKTPLPLCKYREEELEILRGNGEGELQEFDRVYDYACYNDLGHESDDRPVLGGHFEYPYPRRGRTGRAPMKSDPNDENRIHILKSLSIYVPRDEQFAPMKNKEFIVNSLKAMAHVSVPGLEALFDSEYESYKDVLAHYTEGIKLPDGPVRSIIEKKNPLQILKAIFRSKNGSPFKFPVPHVIKEDSSAWNSDEEFAREMLAGVNPVIIRRLEEFPPKSKLNHKQYGDQNSSITQEHMEKNLNGMSIDEAIEKNKLFILDYHDALMPYLRRINSTSTKTYASRTLLFLRDDGTLKPLAIELSLPHPKGDHLGAESNVYTPAEQEGIEGSLWKLAKAYVAVNDSGYHQLISHWLNTHAVIEPFVIATNRHLSVLHPIYKLLHPHFKDTMYINALARQILINAGGVLESTVFPGKYALELSSVVYKDWVFTDQALPEDLKKRGMAVEDESLPHGLRLLIEDYPFAVDGLEIWSAIKQWVKRYCSFYYRTNDMVRQDSELQSWWKELQEEGHGDKKGELWWPRMQTCKELIQTCTIIIWIASALHAAINFGQYPYGGYLPNRPTISRRFMPKKGADEYKELESESHFQETFFKTITAKPLALLGISLVEILSMHSSDEEYLDQRNPDWTSDTEPLQAFKKFQETLKEIGERILERNRNAKLKNRVGPVNMPYTLLFPTSEEGLTGKGIPNSVSI comes from the exons ATGTCTAATAATATCATTCAAGTTGTCACTGGTGAAAATAGAagcaagaaaatgaaatgTGAGATAAGTGActccaagaaaataaaaggcaCTGTTcttttgatgaagaagaagaatctcTTAGGCCACAGTGATCCTGAAGCATTCGTTCATGATTTCATTGACGAGTTGAAGGGCAACAAAGTTGTTCTACGTCTCATTAGTGCTGAACGTGGCGACCCTG AAGATGGACACAGAGGGAAACTAGGACGTGATGCATACTTGGAAAAGTGGATTTCTACATTTGGTCATCATGAAGCCAGTGAGATAAAATTCCATATTACATTTGATTTGGAAGAGGAAATTGGAGTTCCAGGGGCATTTTCTATAAGAAATAATCATCACAGTGAGTTCTACCTCAAGAGTGTTACACTCGAAGATGTTCCTGACCATGGCTGCATCCACTTTGTTTGCAACTCCTGGGTTTACCCTGCCAATTATTATCAGAAAGATCGTATTTTCTTCTCTAATAAG ACATACCTTCCCCATAAAACTCCATTGCCATTGTGCAAGTACAGAGAAGAAGAGCTGGAGATTTTAAGAGGAAATGGAGAAGGAGAGCTCCAGGAATTCGACCGTGTCTATGACTATGCTTGCTACAATGACTTGGGACATGAATCAGATGATCGTCCAGTGCTTGGAGGGCATTTTGAGTACCCTTATCCTCGCAGAGGGAGAACAGGCAGAGCACCAATGAAGTCAG ATCCTAATGATGAGAACAGGATTCATATTCTGAAGAGCTTAAGCATTTATGTTCCAAGAGATGAACAATTTGCTCCCATGAAAAACAAGGAATTCATTGTTAATTCATTAAAAGCTATGGCTCATGTGAGTGTACCAGGGCTAGAAGCTCTATTTGACAGCGAATATGAGTCTTACAAGGACGTGTTAGCTCATTATACAGAAGGAATTAAGCTTCCTGATGGCCCTGTACGCAGTAtcattgaaaagaaaaatcctcTGCAGATACTTAAGGCAATATTTCGAAGCAAAAATGGGTCTCCATTCAAGTTTCCAGTGCCTCACGTAATTAAAG AGGATAGTTCTGCATGGAACTCTGATGAGGAATTTGCTAGAGAAATGCTAGCTGGCGTAAATCCTGTCATCATTCGCCGCCTTGAG GAATTCCCTCCGAAAAGCAAGCTAAACCATAAGCAATATGGTGATCAGAACAGTTCAATAACCCAAGAGCATATGGAGAAAAACCTAAATGGAATGAGTATAGATGAG GCAATTGAGAAGAACAAGTTGTTCATTTTGGATTACCATGATGCATTGATGCCATACCTGAGGCGGATAAATAGCACTTCCACCAAAACATATGCATCAAGAACACTCCTTTTCTTGAGAGACGATGGAACCTTGAAGCCGCTGGCGATTGAATTAAGCTTACCTCATCCCAAGGGAGATCATCTCGGAGCAGAAAGCAACGTATACACACCTGCTGAACAGGAGGGCATTGAAGGCTCCCTCTGGAAGCTTGCTAAAGCTTATGTCGCTGTAAATGACTCAGGATATCATCAGTTAATTAGTCATTG GTTGAACACACATGCGGTAATCGAACCTTTTGTGATCGCAACAAATAGGCATTTAAGTGTGCTTCATCCAATTTATAAGCTTTTGCATCCTCATTTCAAAGATACAATGTATATAAATGCACTAGCTAGGCAGATTCTCATTAATGCTGGAGGAGTGCTGGAGTCAACTGTTTTTCCTGGAAAGTATGCCTTGGAGTTGTCTTCTGTTGTTTATAAAGATTGGGTTTTCACTGATCAAGCACTCCCTGAAGATCTCAAGAAAAG AGGAATGGCGGTTGAGGATGAGAGTTTACCTCATGGTCTTCGCCTATTGATAGAGGACTACCCGTTTGCTGTTGATGGACTTGAAATATGGTCCGCAATCAAACAATGGGTGAAACGATATTGCTCCTTCTACTACAGGACGAATGACATGGTCAGACAAGATTCTGAACTCCAGTCCTGGTGGAAGGAACTGCAAGAGGAGGGTCATGGTGACAAGAAAGGTGAACTGTGGTGGCCAAGGATGCAAACGTGTAAAGAGCTCATACAAACATGCACTATCATCATATGGATAGCTTCAGCTCTCCATGCAGCAATCAATTTCGGACAATATCCTTATGGTGGTTATCTCCCTAACCGACCTACCATAAGCCGCAGGTTTATGCCCAAGAAAGGTGCGGATGAGTACAAGGAGCTCGAGTCTGAGTCGCATTTTCAAGAGACTTTCTTCAAAACTATCACTGCCAAGCCACTAGCTCTTCTTGGCATTTCCCTTGTAGAAATTCTGTCAATGCATTCATCTGATGAGGAATATCTTGATCAGAGAAACCCTGATTGGACTTCAGATACAGAACCATTGCAggcatttaaaaaatttcaggaGACACTTAAAGAAATCGGGGAAAGAATCTTAGAGAGGAATAGAAATGCAAAATTGAAGAACCGTGTTGGACCTGTCAATATGCCATACACGTTGCTCTTTCCAACAAGTGAAGAAGGACTTACAGGCAAGGGCATCCCTAATAGTGTTTCGATTTAG